A genomic stretch from Lathyrus oleraceus cultivar Zhongwan6 chromosome 2, CAAS_Psat_ZW6_1.0, whole genome shotgun sequence includes:
- the LOC127122981 gene encoding uncharacterized protein LOC127122981 produces MATHNVQFQEETRSNQKNTTTSIKNLEVQMGQIAQQLASSSQTQGALPSATVTNPREHNNVSVVTTRSGESHEVLEETTEDEDQLIEVGLEIKENKAVRKESVVPKQVGMKIPMKKKVRGSITIPCTVGAMSFKKALIGLGGSVSLMPLSIYKKMGIRVVQDTRMTLQFTDHSVKKPYGIVEDVLVKIDKFVFPVDFVILEMPEDEDIPLILGRTFLEMGRCLINIEEGTMTLKVYDEELKIDVRNTMKYKDDICTSHSIEVLDQVITYDSPLNTPQLPLEKVLSFSIFYGDKEMDNGESEVLGMMDAQPPWKGSQPHRWEDL; encoded by the exons ATGGCAACTCATAATGTTCAATTCCAAGAAGAAACCCGAAGCAATCAGAAAAACACTACCacatccataaaaaatcttgaagtccAGATGGGTCAAATAGCACAACAATTAGCCTCGAGTTCTCAAACACAAGGTGCTCTACCTAGTGCAACTGTGACAAATcctagagagcataataatgtgagtgttGTGACAACAAGAAGCGGTGAATCTCATGAAGTCCTTGAGGAGACAACTGAAGATGAAGATCAATTGATTGAAGTGGGTCTTGAGATCAAAGAAAATAAAGCTGTGAGGAAAGAATCGGTTGTACCGAAACAAGTG GGTATGAAGATCCCAATGAAGAAGAAAGTTCGAGGATCTATCACTATTCCTTGTACCGTCGGAGCTATGTCATTCAAAAAGGCTCTTATTGGTCTAGGAGGCAGTGTGAGCCTCATGccgttatccatttacaagaagATGGGTATAAGGGTTGTGCAAGATACCAGGATGACACTCCAATTCACAGATCATTCGGTTAAGAAACCTTATGGTATTGTTGAAGATGTTCTAGtgaaaattgacaagtttgtatTCCCGGTGGATTTCGTGATTCTAGAAATGCCTGAAGACGAAGATATTCCTCTCATTCTTGGGAGAACCTTTTTAGAGATGGGAAGATGCTTGATCAACATAGAAGAAGGTACTATGACTTTGAAAGTTTATGATGAGGAATTAAAAATTGATGTTCGAAACACCatgaaatacaaagatgatatttGTACCAGTCATAGTATAGAGGTTCTGGATCAAGTGATTACGTATGATAGTCCTTTGAATACACCGCAATTACCTTTGGAAAAAGTGTTGAGTTTTTCCATTTTTTACGGTGATAAAGAAATGGACAATGGGGAATCTGAAGTGCTGGGAATGATGGACGCACAACCCCCTTGGAAAGGATCTCaaccacaccggtgggaagatttaTGA